In a genomic window of Zerene cesonia ecotype Mississippi chromosome Z, Zerene_cesonia_1.1, whole genome shotgun sequence:
- the LOC119835820 gene encoding vegetative cell wall protein gp1-like, producing the protein MVDVTPSPSPSESSSSEASPPPSPPPQPHAHEHEQPHAHAHADAYELGLPFAYVHAHAHELPHAHAHAQAHAPPRSRSRSRSPTPHSSAHSSSDSDRSSQQSSPRASPNCSNRWNRSSNSSSPSNPPSPFPIPTRHPLLRPIPMIRSAMASSRHGCALLFPSRPFIRFPLPPASPPPECSSDIPEVFLPPATPPLSATSTLSSMSPSSLTPPQSAGASPARGWARRGGPGAAPASVLGAGPTAEAVRAVAGLRRAKSLPQIPPRVSRVQYVCPSPLPIPSRPIIPLYRQETLKKSVSEQQLVEMFFKMKI; encoded by the coding sequence ATGGTGGACGTGACCCCGTCCCCATCCCCCTCTGAGTCGTCCTCGTCCGAGGCGTCGCCGCCGCCCTCGCCGCCGCCGCAGCCGCACGCGCACGAGCACGAGCAgccgcacgcgcacgcgcacgcagACGCTTACGAGCTCGGGCTGCCGTTCGCGTACGTTCACGCTCACGCGCACGAGTTGCCACACGCGCATGCGCACGCTCAAGCGCACGCGCCGCCGCGCTCTCGCTCTCGCTCCCGCTCGCCGACGCCGCACTCCTCCGCGCACTCCTCGTCGGACTCCGACCGCTCGTCCCAGCAGTCGTCGCCTCGAGCCTCACCGAACTGCTCTAACCGCTGGAATCGCTCCTCGAACAGCTCGTCGCCGTCGAATCCACCATCGCCCTTCCCGATTCCGACACGGCACCCATTGCTGCGGCCTATCCCGATGATCCGGTCCGCGATGGCTTCGTCGCGGCACGGGTGCGCGCTCTTGTTCCCGAGCCGGCCCTTCATCCGGTTCCCGCTGCCGCCGGCCAGCCCACCGCCTGAGTGCTCGTCGGACATACCAGAGGTGTTCCTGCCGCCGGCCACGCCGCCGCTGTCGGCGACGTCGACGTTGTCCTCGATGTCGCCCTCGTCGCTGACCCCGCCGCAGTCGGCGGGCGCGTCGCCGGCGCGCGGgtgggcgcggcgcggcgggccGGGGGCCGCACCGGCGAGCGTGCTGGGGGCCGGGCCGACGGCCGAGGCGGTGCGCGCGGTCGCCGGGCTGCGGCGCGCCAAGTCGCTCCCGCAGATCCCGCCGCGGGTGTCGCGCGTGCAGTACGTTTGCCCGTCCCCGTTGCCGATCCCTTCACGGCCAATAATACCGCTATATCGACAGGAAACGTTGAAGAAGTCCGTATCCGAACAACAATTGgttgaaatgtttttcaaaatgaaaatttaa